A genomic segment from Gammaproteobacteria bacterium encodes:
- a CDS encoding EamA family transporter, protein MTTDRKLYRQGILLLVGSALFLSTSGIALRSIEQANGWQILFYRSIALSITVFLFLTYQKRRAVLDEFRDLGWNDVVMVVFFGTGMVAYVFALLYITVANALFILSSTPFVAGILGWIVLRERVAARTWFAIAASIVGLVIMVGSGMASGHILGNLIAMYIPIAYAVMIVAVRRSKRESMLGAVCLGGLVAAGLSAVFITDYALTPRDFGISIYLGIFQVGVGFTLMVLGTRFVPAAQVGLLSLVEPVLAPLWVWLSVGEVPAATTLLGGAIIFLAIASYSTLNILKPQNSAHYEASD, encoded by the coding sequence TTGACTACAGATCGAAAACTCTATCGCCAGGGTATTCTGCTGCTGGTTGGGTCAGCACTTTTCCTGAGCACCTCGGGGATTGCCCTTCGTTCAATTGAGCAAGCCAACGGGTGGCAGATACTGTTTTACAGATCCATTGCCCTAAGCATCACCGTTTTCCTGTTCTTGACTTACCAGAAGCGCAGAGCAGTTCTGGATGAGTTTCGAGACCTGGGTTGGAATGACGTTGTGATGGTAGTATTTTTTGGTACGGGAATGGTGGCTTATGTTTTTGCACTGCTGTATATCACGGTTGCCAATGCCCTGTTTATTCTCAGTTCTACACCATTTGTCGCGGGAATTCTCGGCTGGATCGTGTTACGCGAGCGGGTGGCAGCACGGACCTGGTTTGCCATTGCAGCTTCTATTGTCGGACTCGTAATCATGGTTGGCAGCGGCATGGCCAGCGGCCATATCTTGGGCAACCTGATCGCCATGTATATTCCGATTGCTTATGCTGTGATGATCGTCGCTGTCCGGCGTTCCAAACGTGAGAGCATGCTGGGTGCTGTGTGTCTTGGGGGCCTTGTCGCCGCTGGCTTGTCTGCTGTATTTATCACTGATTACGCACTGACACCCAGAGACTTCGGTATATCAATTTATCTTGGAATCTTCCAGGTGGGTGTCGGTTTTACACTGATGGTCCTAGGGACACGATTTGTGCCTGCGGCTCAGGTCGGTCTGTTGTCTCTAGTTGAACCGGTGCTGGCACCCCTGTGGGTATGGCTGAGTGTCGGCGAGGTTCCCGCAGCCACAACACTTCTGGGAGGCGCAATCATATTCTTAGCTATAGCCTCTTACAGCACGCTGAATATACTAAAGCCACAGAATTCGGCCCACTACGAGGCCAGCGACTAG
- a CDS encoding MFS transporter: MKRTLRDLTDPYGTAPVRYALTLLRSLSSLMLSVAFLMFGNSIFTTLLALRAKIEGYPNELVGLMMSAYFLGFAIGTFRSGSLINRVGHIRAFSALAAIASICTLLVLLIPIPWVWVVLRVAMGIAIAGLFVVVESWLNNRSTNQGRGAVMAVYITIGYAASALGQQTLQLGDPSGSELFLLVGIMLALALVPVALTRATHPDPVEKPNVDLRKLFDVSPTAVIGCLVAGMIGSSWWGLGPVYAHEIGLSVNHIASVMTAALVGGLLLQLPVGRLSDRFDRRTVLFCITLLLLIPATVLLLGPVLNFWLIMIAVSIFFGLSSTMYPLCVAYANDYLDSTDVVSASGGFVLFYAIGAVSGPLISSLAMRVTGARGLFVFIITAGLAFGLFIIWRIRIRPWVPIAGKEPYVPQPEGQAPGVVSELDPRAEVGDYYDEGPDTVPFSDSAEATKPTDHAEDGQQEITIKTPGLLSQTDQTVISGDDAREKPQDS; the protein is encoded by the coding sequence GTGAAGCGTACACTTCGCGACCTCACCGACCCCTACGGAACGGCACCCGTGCGCTACGCCCTCACTTTATTGCGAAGCCTGTCTTCGCTGATGCTGTCCGTTGCCTTCCTGATGTTCGGTAACAGCATCTTTACGACGCTGCTGGCGTTGCGAGCAAAAATAGAAGGTTACCCAAACGAACTGGTTGGCCTGATGATGTCCGCCTACTTCCTTGGATTTGCAATCGGTACTTTCCGTTCGGGTTCGCTGATCAACCGGGTCGGCCACATCCGGGCCTTTTCCGCCCTGGCTGCTATCGCCTCGATCTGCACACTGCTGGTGTTACTCATTCCAATCCCGTGGGTCTGGGTAGTCTTGCGGGTTGCCATGGGTATAGCCATCGCGGGGCTCTTCGTTGTGGTCGAAAGCTGGCTCAATAACCGCTCAACAAACCAGGGCCGCGGTGCCGTCATGGCGGTCTACATCACGATCGGTTATGCAGCCTCAGCATTGGGGCAACAAACGCTTCAGCTGGGTGATCCCAGCGGGTCGGAACTTTTTCTGCTGGTCGGCATAATGCTGGCCCTAGCACTGGTTCCTGTTGCTCTGACCCGTGCCACGCATCCTGACCCGGTCGAGAAGCCTAATGTCGATCTCCGTAAACTGTTTGACGTGTCTCCAACCGCTGTCATTGGCTGCCTTGTCGCGGGGATGATCGGCAGTTCCTGGTGGGGACTAGGCCCGGTCTATGCCCACGAAATCGGATTGAGCGTCAACCATATCGCCAGCGTGATGACTGCGGCACTGGTGGGTGGATTACTGCTGCAGCTACCCGTGGGTCGACTGTCAGACCGGTTCGACCGACGTACGGTTCTTTTCTGCATTACGCTGTTACTTCTCATTCCAGCGACGGTGCTGCTGCTGGGTCCAGTTTTGAATTTCTGGCTGATTATGATTGCTGTTAGCATCTTCTTTGGCCTGTCGTCAACCATGTATCCACTCTGCGTGGCTTATGCAAACGACTATCTTGACTCCACCGATGTTGTTTCAGCAAGCGGGGGGTTTGTACTTTTCTATGCCATCGGCGCGGTCAGCGGACCACTGATCAGTTCATTAGCCATGAGAGTCACTGGTGCTCGAGGTTTGTTTGTATTCATTATTACAGCGGGCCTCGCATTCGGACTGTTCATCATCTGGCGTATTCGCATCCGTCCGTGGGTACCCATAGCCGGGAAAGAACCCTACGTTCCACAGCCAGAGGGGCAGGCCCCAGGTGTTGTTAGCGAACTCGACCCACGGGCAGAGGTGGGCGACTACTATGATGAAGGGCCGGACACAGTCCCTTTTTCGGATTCCGCTGAAGCCACCAAACCAACCGATCACGCGGAGGACGGGCAACAGGAGATCACCATTAAGACACCTGGTCTGCTGTCACAGACTGATCAGACAGTGATATCCGGAGATGATGCGCGTGAGAAACCTCAAGACAGTTGA
- a CDS encoding ATP-binding cassette domain-containing protein, translating to MSLVRMDAVSLDFGAHKLFRETDFSIDAGERVCLVGRNGAGKTSMLKLVTGELEPDRGEVIRQGELCISQLEQDLTIDMTATVSEFVAQGLSEIEQLCREYRQQSQMSLDTQGLRQLEALHDHIETHGGWSSGQRVAAVCSEMNLPVDKPMRELSGGWSRRVELARALVSSPDLLLLDEPTNHLDFATIDWLERRVLSFPGAVLFITHDRALLQKVASRIIEIDRGKLVSYPGDYRRFLQAKQQAIATEDRTNHEFDRKLAQEEAWIREGIKARRTRNEGRVRSLYAMREQHAQRVRREHDPRIHIEEAELSGRKVLEAYKISFRHDDRPLIEDFTFRLMRGDRIGLIGNNGVGKSTLLNLFMGQLSSDSGTIKWGANLEIGYFSQHRREVGLDLDKTVAQVVGDGQDYVLINGRARHVVGYLRGFLFTAKRALTPVRALSGGERNRVLLARLFTRPSNLLVLDEPTNDLDVETLEVLETKLTEFSGTLIAVSHDRDFLDNVVDSVLVFEKDGQIRKYAGGYSDWVRRNRELASTDDPKGESRLAAAESARKRPTARKLTYKLQLELDELPGRIEYLEQQVEELQNQTNDNGFYLQPYAQTQPVLDALQALEVEIEEAIMRWSELEDMRDTLEHQS from the coding sequence ATGTCTCTCGTACGAATGGATGCGGTCAGTCTTGATTTTGGCGCTCATAAGTTGTTCCGTGAGACGGACTTCTCCATTGATGCGGGGGAGCGCGTATGTCTAGTCGGACGCAACGGCGCAGGTAAAACATCCATGCTGAAACTCGTGACGGGTGAGCTCGAACCCGATCGCGGTGAAGTGATACGGCAGGGTGAACTGTGTATCAGTCAGCTGGAACAGGATTTAACCATCGACATGACCGCCACCGTATCTGAGTTTGTTGCTCAGGGCTTGTCAGAGATCGAGCAGCTGTGCCGCGAATACCGCCAACAATCTCAAATGTCGCTGGATACCCAGGGGCTTAGACAACTCGAAGCACTGCATGACCACATAGAAACACATGGTGGATGGAGCTCGGGTCAGCGGGTCGCAGCAGTGTGCTCGGAAATGAATTTGCCGGTCGACAAGCCAATGCGGGAGCTTTCGGGTGGCTGGAGCCGACGTGTCGAACTGGCGCGTGCACTGGTGAGCAGTCCTGACCTCCTGCTTCTGGATGAACCAACAAACCATCTCGATTTTGCGACCATAGACTGGTTGGAACGGCGTGTGTTGTCATTTCCCGGGGCGGTACTGTTTATTACACACGACAGAGCGTTGCTTCAGAAAGTCGCCAGCCGAATTATCGAAATAGACCGGGGAAAATTGGTCAGTTACCCCGGTGACTACCGGCGGTTTCTACAGGCTAAACAACAGGCCATAGCAACTGAGGACCGTACGAACCACGAATTTGACCGAAAACTCGCACAGGAGGAAGCCTGGATTCGGGAAGGGATCAAGGCCCGGCGGACTCGTAATGAAGGCCGTGTCAGATCGCTGTATGCCATGCGCGAACAACATGCGCAGCGTGTCAGACGTGAGCATGACCCGCGAATCCATATCGAGGAGGCGGAACTCTCAGGTCGCAAAGTCCTGGAGGCATACAAGATTTCATTCCGCCACGACGATCGACCTCTGATCGAAGATTTTACATTCAGGTTGATGCGTGGTGATCGGATCGGTCTAATCGGCAACAACGGTGTAGGCAAGAGCACGCTGTTGAATCTGTTTATGGGCCAACTGTCATCAGACAGCGGCACCATCAAGTGGGGCGCAAATCTTGAGATTGGATATTTTAGTCAGCACCGGCGGGAGGTTGGGCTCGATCTGGACAAAACTGTGGCACAGGTTGTCGGCGATGGGCAGGATTATGTACTGATAAATGGTCGAGCCCGCCATGTCGTCGGGTACCTGCGGGGTTTTTTGTTTACCGCGAAAAGAGCGCTTACACCGGTTCGGGCATTGTCAGGTGGCGAGCGTAACCGTGTACTGCTGGCTCGATTATTTACCAGACCCTCTAATCTTCTGGTGCTTGATGAACCCACAAACGACCTCGATGTAGAGACCCTGGAGGTGCTTGAAACGAAGCTGACTGAATTCAGCGGCACGTTGATCGCCGTCAGTCATGACCGCGATTTTTTGGACAATGTGGTGGACAGCGTACTGGTGTTCGAAAAGGACGGGCAGATCAGAAAATATGCCGGTGGTTACAGTGATTGGGTCCGCCGGAATCGGGAACTGGCCTCCACGGACGACCCGAAGGGGGAGTCCCGGCTCGCAGCGGCGGAGTCTGCCAGAAAGCGGCCCACGGCGCGCAAGTTGACCTACAAATTGCAACTCGAACTCGATGAACTGCCCGGACGGATTGAGTACCTGGAGCAGCAGGTAGAGGAACTTCAGAACCAAACGAATGACAACGGCTTTTATTTACAGCCTTATGCGCAGACACAACCCGTCCTCGATGCACTGCAGGCGCTGGAGGTCGAGATAGAAGAAGCGATCATGAGATGGTCTGAGCTTGAAGACATGCGGGACACCCTGGAACATCAATCTTGA
- a CDS encoding mandelate racemase/muconate lactonizing enzyme family protein, which translates to MKLQQIETWATVPPTGIGGTFWVIVRLTTDNGIQGIGECYGIPVSGDIACQMVEDTFERYIAGESPFNVEMLFRRVYSAGFTQRPDVSMMGVFSGMEIAVWDILGKALNQPVYNLIGGQFHDRLRTYTYLYPKDPGDEGDSKNNTDDVYHDGDAAAERALDYIEMGYTAIKQDPAGPYSFQGGRELSLHELARAEYSVKRIREAVGDRADILFGTHGQMTTSSAIRLAKRLEPYDPLWFEEPCPPDQIQAIGKVASATTIPVATGERLTTKQEFHECLKAGVSILQPDIGRSGGIWETKKIFVLSELFNAQVAPHIYCGPIAHAAAAHVAFSSPSFLILETIQTEFHEKLLTRSLTWDKGYMLAPTEPGLGIELDVETILNHPYSGGGRLHLEMCNIPLDSNNQKKITEL; encoded by the coding sequence ATGAAACTCCAACAGATTGAAACGTGGGCCACGGTACCACCGACCGGCATCGGCGGCACATTCTGGGTCATCGTCAGACTCACCACCGATAACGGCATCCAGGGCATCGGTGAATGTTACGGCATACCGGTATCCGGAGATATTGCCTGTCAGATGGTGGAAGATACGTTCGAGCGCTATATCGCCGGGGAAAGCCCGTTTAACGTGGAAATGCTCTTTCGGCGCGTCTATTCCGCCGGCTTCACACAACGACCGGATGTTTCCATGATGGGGGTTTTCAGCGGCATGGAAATCGCTGTGTGGGATATTCTGGGTAAGGCGCTGAATCAACCGGTCTACAACCTCATCGGCGGACAGTTTCACGATCGCCTTCGAACCTATACCTACCTGTACCCTAAAGACCCTGGAGACGAGGGCGACTCTAAAAACAACACCGATGATGTTTATCACGACGGCGATGCCGCAGCGGAACGTGCACTCGACTATATCGAGATGGGCTATACCGCAATCAAACAAGACCCCGCCGGGCCATACAGCTTTCAAGGCGGCAGAGAACTCTCGCTGCACGAACTTGCCCGGGCGGAATACAGCGTAAAGCGAATTCGAGAAGCCGTTGGTGACCGCGCTGACATCCTGTTCGGCACACACGGACAGATGACCACCTCGTCAGCAATCCGCCTGGCCAAGCGTTTAGAACCTTATGACCCGTTGTGGTTTGAAGAGCCTTGCCCTCCTGACCAAATCCAAGCCATCGGTAAAGTGGCGAGTGCCACCACCATCCCGGTCGCCACCGGCGAGCGGCTAACGACAAAACAGGAGTTTCACGAATGTTTAAAAGCCGGTGTGTCTATCCTGCAGCCGGATATCGGCCGAAGCGGTGGTATCTGGGAGACCAAGAAGATTTTTGTCCTGAGCGAATTATTCAATGCCCAGGTCGCACCACACATTTATTGTGGTCCGATCGCCCATGCCGCCGCTGCGCACGTGGCATTCAGCAGTCCCAGCTTCCTAATTCTTGAAACGATTCAAACTGAATTCCATGAAAAACTGCTGACCCGATCACTAACCTGGGACAAGGGCTATATGCTAGCGCCGACAGAGCCGGGGCTGGGCATAGAGCTCGATGTGGAGACGATCTTAAACCACCCCTATAGCGGTGGCGGTCGGCTGCATCTGGAAATGTGCAATATCCCACTGGACTCAAACAACCAGAAAAAAATCACAGAACTCTAA
- a CDS encoding DMT family transporter: MNLLQKFWDRHVVLLMLTALFWAGNAVAGRIAIDDVSPFLLSFLRWFILLIFLWTLYWKDIKAAWPQLRDRWLYLTLMGGVGLAGFNLVFYKAAHYTTAVNIGILQGSIPLIVLLAAYLIYHSRITIVQLVGVLVGLAGVIMVAIGGVPGTVKDILFNRGDLMMAAACVLYAGYTVGLKSRPAVTGLVVFSVLCLPAALFSLPFAIFEILSAQVLMPTATGWYVIAYVVFLPSFLAQLFYLRSVDLVGPGRTGMFVNLTPVFAACLAVLLLNESFQLYHGAALLLVLGGLWLSKERASRKVESTAN; this comes from the coding sequence ATGAATCTGCTGCAAAAATTTTGGGATCGGCATGTCGTGCTGTTAATGCTGACAGCTTTGTTCTGGGCGGGGAATGCGGTTGCCGGACGTATTGCAATCGATGATGTGTCACCTTTTTTGCTGAGTTTCCTGCGCTGGTTCATTTTGTTGATTTTTTTGTGGACACTCTACTGGAAGGACATAAAGGCAGCCTGGCCGCAGCTGCGAGATCGTTGGCTCTACCTCACTTTGATGGGCGGGGTCGGACTCGCCGGCTTTAACCTGGTTTTCTACAAAGCAGCGCATTACACGACGGCCGTAAATATTGGCATTCTGCAGGGATCGATCCCACTGATTGTGCTGTTGGCTGCATACTTGATTTACCACAGCCGTATTACCATCGTGCAACTCGTTGGGGTGTTGGTGGGCCTGGCCGGTGTGATCATGGTGGCTATAGGCGGTGTACCCGGTACGGTAAAGGATATTCTGTTCAATAGAGGGGATCTTATGATGGCCGCAGCGTGTGTACTGTATGCTGGTTATACTGTTGGTCTTAAGAGTCGACCAGCGGTTACCGGGCTGGTGGTATTTTCCGTTCTGTGCCTGCCGGCTGCTCTTTTTTCATTGCCTTTCGCGATATTCGAGATCTTATCGGCACAGGTATTAATGCCGACCGCGACGGGGTGGTATGTGATCGCTTACGTAGTGTTTCTCCCGTCATTTCTTGCGCAGCTGTTTTACCTGCGCAGTGTTGATCTCGTGGGTCCGGGCAGGACTGGAATGTTCGTGAACCTGACACCGGTATTCGCGGCATGCCTGGCTGTGTTGTTGCTGAATGAATCATTTCAGCTCTATCATGGTGCCGCCTTGTTACTGGTTCTCGGAGGCTTATGGCTGTCAAAGGAGCGCGCAAGTCGTAAGGTGGAATCGACTGCGAACTAG
- a CDS encoding class I SAM-dependent methyltransferase, which translates to METLAKVREGYDLWATVYDDDQNPLQALEGPLVQQACGNVQGHRVLDMGCGTGRHALWLAQAGADVTGIDFSEAMLAKAREKTASYSIDLIVHDLHQRLPFQAGEFDLVVSGLVLEHIANLTYFFSEIARVLDNPGRAVVSAMHPAMFLRDSQAQFTDPKSGKKIRPGSLPHQLSDLVMGAGSASLELAHFSEHSADAQLTADFPRSEKYAGWPMLVLFQFRAVAALQAQAGDS; encoded by the coding sequence ATGGAAACACTCGCTAAAGTGAGGGAGGGTTATGATCTCTGGGCGACTGTTTACGATGATGACCAGAACCCGCTTCAGGCGCTGGAAGGTCCGTTGGTGCAGCAGGCCTGCGGCAATGTCCAAGGACATCGGGTTCTGGATATGGGATGTGGCACAGGGCGCCATGCGCTATGGCTGGCGCAAGCGGGTGCCGACGTGACCGGGATCGATTTTTCGGAGGCTATGCTTGCAAAAGCACGTGAGAAAACAGCGAGCTATTCGATTGATCTGATCGTGCATGATCTTCACCAGCGCCTGCCGTTTCAGGCGGGTGAGTTTGATCTGGTGGTCAGCGGACTGGTGCTAGAGCACATTGCCAATCTTACCTATTTTTTTTCCGAGATTGCCCGCGTGCTGGACAATCCAGGGCGGGCTGTTGTTTCCGCGATGCACCCGGCTATGTTTCTTCGGGATTCGCAGGCGCAGTTCACGGACCCGAAATCAGGCAAAAAAATTCGACCGGGTAGTCTGCCCCATCAGCTTTCTGATCTGGTGATGGGTGCAGGTTCGGCATCGCTCGAGCTGGCACATTTTTCAGAGCACTCGGCAGATGCGCAACTAACAGCGGATTTTCCGCGTTCAGAAAAATATGCTGGCTGGCCGATGCTGGTCTTGTTTCAATTTCGGGCTGTGGCTGCCCTGCAGGCTCAGGCGGGGGATTCTTGA
- a CDS encoding SDR family oxidoreductase, giving the protein MPFKGKSAIVCGAGGGIGLNIATDLLDREVNVSLVDLKPQPDSLSKGIGRVRYFQGDVTDETFVEDFTRQTVSEFGRLDYLVNATGVLWFGQDKSVVDIDIDTWDRVIDINLKSFALTSRYAVPAIRESGGGALVHIASIDALRGDAQPQDAYGVSKAGVIRLSKSLAIQFAKNGIRSNTILPGPVLSPMQARWKKDPIAFNAVEQHVPLGRVGQTQDIANACLFLLSDEASFITGSELVVDGGCLAKP; this is encoded by the coding sequence ATGCCATTTAAAGGGAAAAGCGCAATTGTCTGTGGCGCAGGCGGGGGCATCGGCCTGAATATTGCAACCGACCTGCTGGACCGAGAAGTCAATGTCTCCCTGGTGGATCTTAAACCACAGCCGGATTCATTGAGCAAAGGTATCGGTCGAGTACGGTATTTTCAGGGTGATGTTACGGATGAGACATTCGTGGAAGACTTCACCCGCCAAACTGTGTCTGAGTTTGGGCGACTGGACTATCTGGTCAATGCAACCGGTGTTCTGTGGTTCGGACAGGACAAGTCTGTTGTCGATATTGACATCGACACCTGGGATCGGGTGATAGACATCAACCTGAAATCGTTCGCCCTGACCAGCCGTTATGCAGTTCCAGCCATACGTGAATCCGGTGGTGGTGCCCTGGTTCATATCGCATCCATTGACGCACTGCGGGGCGATGCACAACCTCAGGATGCCTATGGGGTCTCGAAGGCAGGGGTGATTCGCCTGTCTAAATCGCTTGCAATCCAGTTCGCTAAAAATGGAATACGGTCAAACACTATTCTGCCTGGCCCGGTACTCTCGCCCATGCAGGCGCGCTGGAAAAAAGACCCGATAGCATTCAACGCGGTCGAGCAACATGTACCTTTGGGGCGTGTCGGTCAGACGCAGGATATCGCTAACGCTTGTCTTTTCCTTTTATCTGACGAGGCTTCTTTTATCACCGGGTCGGAACTCGTTGTTGACGGTGGCTGCCTGGCCAAACCATAG
- a CDS encoding beta-lactamase family protein: protein MTTTHQRIDRIEQIAQHYTDATEFSSIEWLIYLRGAILSSGKVGQASYEDKTPLPDKPIYRIYSMTKPIVSAMGLILMEQGRLHLFDPIAKFIPEFKQPDILGTNGNRAPTDGPITVEHLFTHRSGLSYGFMPGCPVGELYREHNLAEDGSRSLADYVDILSTLPIAFEPGSRWHYSCSTDVLARIIEIVMNESLDQVLQRYLFEPLGMHETGFFVANDNLNRLMPMHGKSLDEILDDPFSNPPLKRRDCEAAYPSNSTSATARGGHGLFSTAEDYLEFALMTRHGQTRSGHRLISRKMLEFAWYNRLPTELIPIAVGPFPSPGYGWNLLGRVMVNPGDAIHLTSMGEGGWAGAAGTYYWVDRTEDFIGVVMTQNLGVNSPMRNDMQSAAYQAIE, encoded by the coding sequence ATGACAACGACACACCAACGCATCGACAGAATAGAACAGATCGCACAACACTACACCGACGCGACTGAATTCAGCAGCATCGAATGGCTGATCTATCTACGTGGCGCAATTCTCAGTTCGGGAAAGGTGGGACAAGCCAGCTACGAAGACAAGACACCTTTACCAGATAAGCCCATCTATCGGATTTACTCGATGACGAAACCGATCGTATCGGCCATGGGACTGATACTGATGGAACAAGGCCGACTGCATCTTTTTGATCCCATCGCGAAATTCATACCTGAATTCAAGCAACCGGATATTCTGGGCACAAATGGAAACCGCGCCCCCACTGACGGCCCGATTACTGTGGAACATCTATTCACCCATCGTTCAGGGCTTTCCTATGGGTTTATGCCCGGTTGTCCGGTGGGTGAACTTTACCGGGAACACAATCTGGCGGAGGACGGAAGCCGGTCTCTGGCCGACTATGTCGACATCCTGTCCACACTGCCCATTGCCTTTGAGCCTGGCAGCCGATGGCATTACAGCTGTTCAACTGATGTACTGGCCCGAATAATCGAAATCGTCATGAATGAATCACTCGACCAGGTGCTACAGCGCTATCTGTTTGAGCCCTTGGGCATGCACGAGACTGGTTTTTTTGTTGCAAATGACAACCTGAACCGGCTGATGCCGATGCATGGAAAATCCCTCGATGAGATCCTGGATGATCCTTTTTCGAACCCACCGCTTAAAAGAAGAGACTGTGAAGCGGCTTATCCTTCAAACTCGACTTCCGCAACAGCGCGCGGGGGTCATGGCTTGTTCTCCACCGCCGAGGATTATCTTGAGTTCGCCCTGATGACTCGACACGGTCAGACCCGATCCGGCCACAGGCTGATCTCGCGTAAGATGCTTGAATTTGCCTGGTACAACCGCTTGCCAACAGAATTGATACCCATTGCAGTAGGACCTTTCCCGAGTCCCGGATACGGGTGGAACCTTCTGGGCCGAGTCATGGTCAATCCAGGTGATGCGATCCACCTAACCAGTATGGGTGAGGGCGGTTGGGCCGGTGCTGCAGGCACCTACTACTGGGTCGATCGGACAGAAGATTTTATTGGAGTTGTCATGACCCAAAACCTCGGTGTCAATTCGCCCATGCGTAACGATATGCAGTCGGCCGCCTACCAGGCCATTGAATAA